CGCCATCCTGATTGCCATGACGGCTTCCCGAGGCCCGTGCGTCACCGAATCCGACATCCCGGATCGTAGACCGCGAGGCCGAATCCCGGCAATCGGTCAAAGTTCGTTTCTCAGCGCAGCCTCGAGCGTCTCGCTCGAACACGGCTTGGCCAGCCGCGGCTTGTCGGCAAGCGATTCCGGCAGCCTGATGTCCGCGCCGTAGCCCGTGATGAAAGCGAAAGGCACTTTCAGGGCATCGAGCCGCTCGGCGATCACGAACGTCTTCTCGCCCCTGACGAGGCCGACGTCGAGCAGCGCGAAATCCGGCGCGCGTTCGGCAATCAGCTCAAGCGCGCGGGCGACGTTCGCGGCGGTGCGCACCGTCCGGGCGCCGAAGCCCAGGATGGTGTCCTCAAAATAGAGCGAGATGATCGGGTCGTCCTCGACCACGAGGACGTCGCCGGGCATGCCGGCATTGGGAGCGGATTCCATGACGCGGTGTCCAATTCTTCGATGATGGATGAGAGACCGGATCAGTCCGGCCGGATGGCCCGCGACCGGCGCCCGAAAGCACGCCGGCTGTTCCCGGGATGAAACCCACCACATCGCGCGCCGTCGCGTCTGTTCACTAGTGAACATAAAAGCTGGAACTTTTTCAGTATGGTCGGCGTTGGGTTTCCAGGATTTTCCAATGATTGCCAAACGGACCGATTTGGCCGGGACGAGCGACCGGCCGTTCAA
The window above is part of the Bradyrhizobium sp. PSBB068 genome. Proteins encoded here:
- a CDS encoding response regulator; this encodes MESAPNAGMPGDVLVVEDDPIISLYFEDTILGFGARTVRTAANVARALELIAERAPDFALLDVGLVRGEKTFVIAERLDALKVPFAFITGYGADIRLPESLADKPRLAKPCSSETLEAALRNEL